Part of the Geoalkalibacter ferrihydriticus DSM 17813 genome is shown below.
CGGCGGGGGCAGGGTTTGCTCACCGGACAGTGCGAACATTGGGGAGTCGGCGCCTTACAGATGCGCCGTCCATGGAAAATGAGGACATGCCCGGTTTGCGTCCATTTTTCAGCCGGCAATAACCATCGAAGATCTCTCTCTATTTTCTCAGGATCCTGCTCCGCCGTCCACCCTAGCCGAAAAGCAATGCGCTTTACGTGGGTGTCGACCACCATGCCGGCCTGGCCGAAGGCCACACCCAGAACGACGTTGGCGGTTTTGCGCCCGACACCGGGCAGACTCACCAGTTGTTCCAGGCTTGTCGGTACCCGTCCGGCGAAATCGGTTAACAACACCCGCGCCGCAGCCTGAATGCTGCGTGCCTTGTTGCGAAAAAATCCCGTCGACCGAATGGCTTCTTCCAACTCGCCCAGATCCGCCTCGGCAAATGCCGCGACATCAGGATAGCGGGCAAAAAGTGCCGGTGTGACCTGATTGACCCGCTCGTCGGTACATTGCGCCGACAGCATGGTCGCCACCAACAACTGCCATGGATCGGCATGATGCAGCGCGCAATGCGCATCCGCGTGGGTTGTCTCCAACACAGACAGAACCACGAGGGCTGCCGCGCGGCGGCTCGCTGCGGTGCTCAAGGACAAGCCACCCGTGCCGCAAAACCGGCGCGGCGCGCCCGCAGGTATTGCAGCATTTCGCCCTTTTCCCGACAATTGAGAATATCCCGCGCTTCCAGCCAACCCTTGCGTGCGCTGATAACTCCGTAGCGCACATGATCGAGTCCTTGCACGCTGTGGGCATCAGGATTGATCGCGATGAGCACGCCGAGATCCCTGGCGGTGCGCAGCAGGCGCCAGTCAAGATCGAGACGCTGGGGGTTGGCGTTGAGTTCCACCACGACGCCATGCCTGGCTGCCGCCTGCAGCACTGCTTGCTGATCAAATTGATAG
Proteins encoded:
- the nth gene encoding endonuclease III; amino-acid sequence: MSTAASRRAAALVVLSVLETTHADAHCALHHADPWQLLVATMLSAQCTDERVNQVTPALFARYPDVAAFAEADLGELEEAIRSTGFFRNKARSIQAAARVLLTDFAGRVPTSLEQLVSLPGVGRKTANVVLGVAFGQAGMVVDTHVKRIAFRLGWTAEQDPEKIERDLRWLLPAEKWTQTGHVLIFHGRRICKAPTPQCSHCPVSKPCPRRGVVNSR